The following are encoded in a window of Flavobacterium psychrotrophum genomic DNA:
- the uvrA gene encoding excinuclease ABC subunit UvrA → MIKTDFSTLEPKKNILIKGAQLHNLKNIDVAIPRNKLVVVTGLSGSGKSSLAFDTLYAEGQRRYVESLSSYARQFLGRLDKPKVEYIKGIAPAIAIEQKVNTTNARSTVGTSTEIYDYLKLLYARVGRTYSPVSGREVKKHTVTDIVNTVKGFEQDSRWLLLAQVHTEKGRTIEEKLGILLQQGFARILVDNETLRLDDITGVDFTNKEVLLVVDRIVVKDEEEFYNRLADAVQTAFYEGKGEAYLQDVGNGNRLPFSNNFELDGVTFVEPNVHLFSFNNPYGACPSCEGYGSIIGIDEELVVPNTALSVYENAIYPWRGESMGWYRDELVKASHKFDFPVHKPYFQLSESDRQLIWTGNKYFTGLNAFFAELEEKNYKIQNRVMLSRYRGKTKCPECKGKRLRPEANYVKIADHTISDLVDQPIKHLVTFFDKLELNEYDAKVAKRLLTEINNRLSFLQEVGLDYLTLNRKSATLSGGESQRINLATSLGSSLVGSMYILDEPSIGLHPKDTERLIKVLEGLRDLGNTVIVVEHDEDIMKMADMIIDIGPEAGTHGGELVAQGTYEELLKSDSLTAKYLNGELEISVPKKRRKFKHHVEVIGARENNLQNIDVTFPLDCLTVITGVSGSGKSTLVKKILFPAIQKQLEGVGEKAGQFTELRGSYSHIKHIEYVDQNPIGRSSRSNPVTYIKAYDDIRDLFSKQKLSQIRGYQSKHFSFNVDGGRCETCKGEGEVTIEMQFMADVHLLCETCNGKRFKKEVLEVTFNDKNIDDVLSMTIDDAVAFFSEHKQTKIMTKLQPLQDVGLGYVQLGQSSSTLSGGEAQRIKLASFLVKGATKDKALFVFDEPTTGLHFHDIKKLLASFEALLEKGHSIIVIEHNLDLIKCADYIIDIGPEGGENGGHLVAFGTPEEVAKNPKSITGEYLREKL, encoded by the coding sequence ATGATAAAGACGGATTTCTCTACCCTTGAGCCTAAGAAAAACATACTTATAAAAGGTGCGCAGCTGCACAACCTTAAGAATATAGACGTAGCCATACCGCGAAATAAACTGGTAGTAGTTACCGGACTTTCGGGTTCTGGTAAGTCAAGCCTGGCGTTCGATACGCTTTATGCTGAGGGTCAGCGCCGCTATGTAGAAAGTTTATCGAGCTATGCGCGCCAGTTCCTTGGCCGCTTAGATAAGCCTAAGGTAGAGTATATTAAAGGCATAGCCCCGGCCATTGCCATTGAGCAAAAAGTAAATACCACCAATGCCCGCAGTACCGTGGGTACCAGTACCGAGATATACGATTACCTTAAACTATTGTATGCCCGTGTGGGGCGTACTTATTCGCCTGTTTCAGGGCGTGAGGTTAAAAAGCATACCGTTACTGACATTGTAAATACTGTTAAGGGCTTTGAGCAGGATAGCCGCTGGCTGCTTCTTGCGCAGGTTCATACTGAGAAAGGCCGCACGATTGAAGAGAAGCTTGGCATACTCCTGCAACAGGGTTTTGCCCGTATACTGGTAGATAACGAAACGCTAAGGCTTGATGATATTACCGGAGTAGACTTTACCAACAAAGAAGTACTGCTGGTTGTTGACCGTATTGTGGTTAAGGACGAGGAAGAATTTTACAACCGCCTTGCCGATGCTGTACAAACTGCATTTTATGAAGGCAAAGGCGAAGCCTATCTTCAGGACGTAGGCAATGGCAACCGCCTGCCGTTTAGCAACAACTTTGAGTTGGATGGTGTAACGTTTGTAGAGCCTAACGTACACCTGTTTAGCTTTAACAACCCTTATGGTGCCTGCCCGTCATGCGAAGGCTACGGCAGTATTATAGGCATAGATGAAGAACTGGTGGTGCCTAACACAGCACTTTCGGTATATGAAAACGCTATTTACCCTTGGCGTGGTGAGAGTATGGGATGGTACCGCGATGAGTTGGTTAAGGCCAGTCATAAGTTTGACTTCCCGGTGCATAAGCCGTATTTCCAATTGAGTGAAAGCGACCGCCAGCTGATCTGGACGGGTAATAAATACTTTACCGGGCTTAATGCCTTTTTTGCTGAACTGGAAGAAAAGAACTATAAGATACAGAACCGTGTGATGCTGAGCCGTTACCGAGGCAAAACCAAATGCCCGGAGTGTAAAGGCAAACGCCTACGACCAGAAGCCAACTATGTAAAAATAGCCGACCACACCATTAGCGACCTTGTAGACCAGCCAATAAAACACCTGGTTACCTTTTTTGATAAATTAGAACTTAACGAGTACGATGCCAAAGTAGCCAAAAGGCTTTTGACAGAAATAAATAACCGCCTCAGCTTCCTTCAGGAGGTAGGGTTAGATTACCTTACACTAAACCGTAAGTCGGCTACACTTTCAGGTGGTGAAAGCCAGCGTATCAACCTGGCCACGTCTTTAGGCAGTAGCCTTGTTGGCAGTATGTATATACTTGACGAGCCTTCTATTGGCCTCCACCCAAAAGATACCGAGCGCCTTATAAAGGTGCTTGAAGGCCTGCGCGACCTGGGCAATACCGTTATTGTAGTAGAACATGACGAGGATATTATGAAGATGGCCGACATGATTATCGACATTGGCCCGGAGGCCGGTACCCACGGTGGCGAACTTGTAGCCCAGGGTACCTATGAAGAGTTATTAAAATCTGATTCGCTTACCGCGAAATACCTTAACGGCGAGCTTGAAATCAGCGTGCCTAAAAAGCGTCGCAAATTTAAGCACCATGTAGAAGTTATAGGCGCACGCGAAAACAACCTGCAAAACATAGATGTTACTTTTCCGTTGGACTGCCTTACGGTTATTACCGGGGTATCGGGTAGTGGCAAGAGTACGCTGGTTAAAAAGATATTGTTCCCTGCCATACAGAAGCAACTGGAAGGCGTAGGGGAGAAAGCCGGGCAGTTTACCGAGCTCCGGGGAAGTTACAGCCACATAAAGCATATTGAGTATGTAGACCAAAACCCAATAGGGCGCAGTTCGCGTTCTAACCCGGTTACGTATATAAAGGCGTATGATGACATTCGCGACTTATTTTCAAAACAGAAGCTAAGCCAGATACGCGGTTATCAAAGCAAGCACTTTTCGTTTAACGTAGATGGTGGCCGTTGCGAAACCTGTAAGGGTGAGGGCGAAGTAACCATTGAGATGCAGTTTATGGCCGATGTGCACCTGCTGTGCGAAACCTGTAACGGCAAACGCTTTAAGAAAGAAGTACTTGAAGTTACCTTTAACGATAAGAACATAGACGATGTACTAAGCATGACCATTGATGATGCCGTTGCGTTTTTTAGCGAGCATAAGCAAACCAAGATCATGACCAAGCTACAGCCGCTTCAGGACGTAGGCTTAGGCTATGTACAGTTGGGGCAAAGTTCGTCTACACTTTCGGGTGGGGAGGCACAGCGTATTAAGCTGGCATCGTTCCTGGTTAAGGGGGCTACTAAAGATAAGGCTCTTTTCGTGTTTGATGAGCCTACTACGGGGCTGCATTTTCACGATATTAAAAAGCTGTTAGCCAGTTTTGAGGCACTGCTTGAAAAGGGGCATTCCATCATAGTCATAGAGCACAACCTTGACCTTATAAAATGTGCTGACTATATCATTGACATTGGCCCTGAAGGTGGCGAGAACGGTGGGCACCTCGTAGCCTTTGGTACACCTGAGGAAGTTGCTAAGAACCCTAAGAGTATTACGGGGGAGTATTTGAGGGAGAAGCTTTAG
- a CDS encoding J domain-containing protein: protein MKNYYHILGLSPDCAPADIKKAYRQLAVQHHPDKNNGDKASEERFKEISEAYTILIEDDTRSEYDYLKGYKTTYRSVLFQAGQPTPVTFLTQFQRIKTTVLNAGGRINRQALFKVLEDLLSDTNIHLLVRERDIVVNSRIMDEVLTCCVFLEDDAKAVLHTKLLKLADNNTRLVEKLSLRNSQSVTVSSESLTHNKVNNSSNDGQPAMTTVLIFILFVLLFILLLFV from the coding sequence ATGAAAAACTACTATCACATATTGGGCTTAAGCCCTGATTGCGCGCCTGCTGATATTAAAAAAGCGTACCGGCAGCTTGCGGTGCAGCACCATCCGGATAAAAACAACGGCGACAAGGCGAGTGAGGAGCGTTTTAAGGAAATATCAGAAGCCTATACCATACTTATTGAAGACGATACCCGTAGCGAGTACGACTATCTTAAAGGATACAAAACTACCTACCGCAGTGTGCTCTTTCAGGCAGGGCAACCCACACCGGTAACATTCCTTACACAATTTCAGCGGATAAAAACTACCGTGCTAAATGCCGGCGGACGTATCAACAGGCAGGCTTTATTTAAGGTGCTGGAAGATTTACTTTCAGATACAAATATACACCTGCTTGTAAGAGAGAGGGATATTGTAGTAAACAGCCGCATTATGGATGAGGTGCTTACCTGCTGTGTATTTCTGGAAGATGATGCAAAAGCAGTCTTACATACAAAGCTTTTAAAACTTGCTGATAACAATACACGTTTAGTAGAAAAGCTAAGCCTGCGCAATAGCCAGAGTGTTACTGTAAGCTCAGAGAGCCTAACGCATAATAAAGTGAATAACAGTAGTAATGACGGACAGCCGGCAATGACTACAGTATTGATATTTATATTGTTCGTGCTGTTGTTTATACTATTGCTGTTTGTTTAA
- a CDS encoding tetratricopeptide repeat protein produces MIPVIQTKEEWQELLKLAENNDSNAQFDVAMYYEDGIVVDDEQIIVIDEVQAFTWIKKAYENGNTEALVRYADYLSAGEFCEKDKYNAIELYKKGISLGNGIAAFNLGVEYRDRYDYESAFKCYEQSLQLGHPAEFTIAKCYYYGIGVEKDKNKAFSILKSDRIKESSQYEMDEANYLIGLLYLKGEVVDKSLQNARYYLELANEDGDHRSAQEILFIIGRSEYD; encoded by the coding sequence ATGATTCCTGTAATTCAAACTAAAGAGGAGTGGCAAGAGCTTTTGAAACTTGCTGAAAATAATGATAGCAATGCACAATTTGATGTAGCAATGTATTATGAAGATGGTATCGTGGTAGATGATGAACAGATTATTGTCATTGATGAAGTACAGGCTTTTACCTGGATAAAAAAGGCATATGAAAATGGGAATACTGAAGCGCTGGTTCGTTATGCTGATTACCTGAGTGCAGGTGAGTTTTGCGAAAAAGATAAATATAATGCGATAGAATTATATAAAAAAGGTATCTCCCTGGGCAATGGCATAGCGGCATTTAACCTTGGTGTTGAATATCGTGACAGATACGATTATGAAAGCGCTTTTAAATGTTATGAACAATCTTTGCAATTAGGTCATCCGGCAGAATTTACCATAGCCAAATGTTACTATTATGGTATAGGGGTAGAGAAGGATAAAAATAAAGCGTTTTCGATTTTAAAAAGTGATAGAATTAAAGAAAGTTCGCAGTATGAAATGGACGAGGCTAATTATTTGATTGGTCTTTTGTATTTAAAGGGAGAAGTTGTAGATAAATCTTTGCAAAATGCCCGCTACTATCTGGAACTTGCTAATGAAGACGGAGATCACCGTTCTGCCCAAGAGATTTTATTTATAATTGGTAGGAGTGAATATGATTAA